The following nucleotide sequence is from Pseudonocardia abyssalis.
GCGCGGAGGTGAGCAGCAGGGAGTCGGTCAGCTCCCCCGAGTAGGCGACGAGCATCACGACGCCGACGAGCAGCACCAACCGGATCCGGCGCCGCCACAGAGCGGACAGGGCGTGGCTCACGGCGAGCAGCAGTCCGACCGCGCCCGGCGCCCCGCCGACGGCCACCTGCGCCGCCAGCTCACCCGCCCACGCGCCGCCTGCGGCCGATCCGGCGGCGATCGCGCCCACCGACAGCAGCGTCCCGACGACCTGCGTCCCGACCAGCAGTGCGGCCGTCCGGAGAGCCCCGATCCGGCGCTCGGCTACCGCCCCGGCCCCGAGCACCAGCGCGGCTGTCACCAGGTGCCCGGCCGGGCCGCCCCAGAACGCGATCGCGGTGAGCGGGGTCCACCAGCGGCCCGCGCCGAGCGGGCCGACCCCGGTTCCGACGGCGTCGAGCACGCCCTGGCCGGGGCCGTTCGGGATGCTGCCGGTGAGGATCCCCGCGACGACGGCGATGACGGTGAACGCGATCGTCAGGGGAGCGCGGCGCACGAGTGTCTGCACGATGCTCACGAGGTGATCCCCAGTCGGGTTCCGAGCCAGGGGAGTGCGTCGCCGAGTCCAGGGCCCCAGACCTCCCAGGTGTGCTCGCCGGGGCGGGGACGGAACTCCACGTCCATCCCGGCCGCCTGGGTCGCCGCGAAGACCTCCTCCGCCTGCGGGAGATAGACGGTGTCCTGCAGCCCTCCGACCAGGTAGCCCGCGGTGGCCGGGAACCGCCGCGTCGCCAGGACGTCGAGCGGGTTGACGGTCCGGTAGGCGGCCTCGTCACCGCCGAACGCCTCCGCGATCGTCTGCGTGCGGTCGCCGAGGGTGGGTGCGTCCTCGCCGGAGATGTCGACGAACGTCGCGAACAGGTCGGGGGCGTTGACGGCGAGCTGCAGCGAGCAGGTGCCGCCGTTGGACAGCCCGCCCACGGCCCAGCCTCCCGGCGTGACCTGCAGCGTCGAGCGGATCCAGGCGGGGACGTCGACGGTGAGGTAGGTGAAGGCGTTGCCGAGCGGGGAGTCGACGCACAACGGGTTGGCGAGCGGGTCGCCGAGGTGGTCGGGCAGGACGACCACCGGGGCGAGCCCGTCGTGCTCGGCGGCGTAGGCGTCGGCGCGCTGGGCGAGCTCGCCGCTGGTGAGCCAGTCGTCGGGGGAGCCGGGCTGGCCGGACAGGAGCACGAGCACGGGCAGCTGCGCGCGCGTCGAGCCGAGGTAGGCCGGGGGCAGGTAGACCCAGGCGGGGCGGGCGGGGAAGCCGGACGTCGTCGCCGGGATGTCGACCTGGCTCACGACGCCCGCGTCGGGCATGTCGGCGGGCGGGCGCCACCCGTTCTCCAGCGGCGTGCCCCGGGTCCCGACGTACTGGCGCTGGCGCGCCGCGACGTCGGCGAAGGGCAGGACGTCGGCTGCCGCCAACCCGAGCGCGGTGCGCACCGTCGGGAACTCCTGGTAGTAGCCGTTGACGCCCTGCGCCGCAGCCAGGACCACGAGCACCGCGGCCACCGGAGACCACCACCGGAACCGGGCCACCGCCAGCCCCGCCGCGACCAGCCCCACCCCGACGGCGAGCACCACGAGCAGCGGGATCGGGTCGGGGAAGGGCTGCCAGACGACGTCGACGACGAACACCGCGGCGGCGGTGAGCGCGACCGCGGAGACGAGCACGACCGGCACGGCCCGCCCCCACCAGCGGCGCCCGCGGGCGGCGAGGAGCAGCACCAGCCCCGTGGCGCCGGCGACGAGGACCACCCCCGGCAGCGGGCCGCTCAGCAACGACCACTCGAGCATGCCGCTGATCATGCCCCCGCCGCGCGGGCCCCCCGCCCCCGGTTCCCCACCCGCGAGTCGCGCCATTCCCGCCCGCGAGTCGCTGTTCGTGCGCCCGCGAGTCGCTGATCGTGCGCCCCGCGAGTCGCTGTTGTTCCGCCCGTGAGTCGTCCGTTGTCGCTCGAGAGGTCCTCAGCCGGGACTCGCCGAATCCGCACCCGGCGAGTCGCCGAATCCGCACCCGCGAGTCGCTGAATCGGTGCCTGTGGCTGCTTCTCCTCCACGGCCGCCCGTTGAAGATCGTCACGACACGTGCGTCACGGCCCTCCGAACGGCGACACCGCACCTCTCGGAGCGATCATGAGCGGACGCCGACTCGACTCGTCTACGCGTCGCGCGCAGTCGGCCCGACCCGCCGGGGATGGTGCGGCCAACCGCAGGCGCAGGGACAGCGACTCGCTGGCGCGGATCCGGCGACTCGCGGGCGCGGATCCAGCGACTCGCGGGCGCAGGAACAGCGACTCGCGGGTCGGAGCGGGGGACACGCAGGGTGTGTACAGTTGTACATATCAGGTCTGTGGGGTGCTTGCGGTGGCGTACGCGTTGTTGGTCCTGGCCGTGGTGTCGGGGGTGGTGGGGTCGACCTCGCTGAAGCTGTCGCTGGGGTTCCGGCGCCCCTGGCCGGTGGTCGGCACGCTCCTCGGGTACGGGGTGGCGACCGTCGCGCTCGGGCTCCTCATGGAGTACCTGCCCGTCGGCGTCATCCACGCCGTGTGGGGCGGGGGAGCGGCGGTGCTGCTCACCCTGGTCGGGCGGGTGGTGTTCGGGGAGCGGATCACCGTCTCCCGCGTGGCCGGGGTGGCGCTGATCGTCGGCGGCGTGGTCCTGCTGAACCTGTCCGGCACGCTGTGAGGTCGAGTCCGTGGTGGCCGATGGCCGGCGCCATCGGGGCCGAGATCTGCTCGACGCTCCTGCTCAAGGCCTCCGACGGCTTCGCCCACCCGTGGATCGGGGCGGCGGCGCTGGCCGGGTTCGGCGTGACGCTGTTCCTGCTCTCCCGTGCCCTGCTGACACTCCCGCTGGGCCTCGCGTACGCGGTGTGGGTGGGCGTCGGCAGCGTCGTGGTGACCCTCGGTGGGGTGCTGCTGTTCGGCGACCACGTCGGCCCGGGCGGGGTCGTCGGGATCGCGCTGGTGGCGGCGGGGGTCGTGGTGATCAACCTGTGAGCCGGGGTCCCAACGACCCGGGCCGCCGCGACCGGATCGTCGCCGCCGCCGTGGACCTGATGGGCCGTGACGGCCTGCACACGATCACCCACCGGGCCGTCGCCGCGCACGCGGGCGTGCCGTTGGGGTCCACCACCTACTACTTCCGCGACCTCGACGACCTGCTGCTCGCCGCCGTCGCGGTGGCGCTGGAGCACTCGCGCGGGCGCATCGACGACTGGGACGCCGACCTGCCGACCGGGGCCACCGCGGAGCAGGTGTGCCGTTCCCTCGCGGAGATGACCGTCGGCTACCTGACCGAGCACACCGCCCGCACGGTGCTCGACTACGAGCTCTACGCCGCCGGCCTGCGCCGCGAGCAGCTGCGGGCGCGCAGCGCGGAGTGGATCGGGCTGCTGCGCACCGCCCTGCACGGCCGGTTCGACCCCCTCACCGCCGACGCCCTCACCGCCGCCGTCGACGGCTTCACCCTGCAGGCCCTGCTCGCCCGCGGCACGCCGACCGTCGACGCGTGCGAGGCGCTGCTGCGCCGCGTCGTGGCAGGGTGAGGCGCGTGAGCTTCGACGTCGCCTCGGTCCGTGACCACTTCCCGTCCCTGAAGGCCGGGTACGCGCACTTCGACGGGCCCGGCGGCTCGCAGGTGCCCGACGTCGTCGCGCAGGCCGTCGCCGAGACGATGACCTCCCCGCTGGCCAACCGCGGCACGATCACCGCCGCCGAGCGCACCGCCGACGCGATCGTCCTCGCCGCGCGGGCCGCGATGGCCGACCTCCTCGGCGCCGACCCGGGCGGGATCGTCTTCGGCCGCAGCATGACGGCGTTGACGTTCGACCTCGCCCGCACGCTGGCCGCGGGATGGGGCCCGGGCGACGAGGTCGTCGTCACCCGCCTCGACCACGACGCC
It contains:
- a CDS encoding alpha/beta hydrolase, which translates into the protein MLEWSLLSGPLPGVVLVAGATGLVLLLAARGRRWWGRAVPVVLVSAVALTAAAVFVVDVVWQPFPDPIPLLVVLAVGVGLVAAGLAVARFRWWSPVAAVLVVLAAAQGVNGYYQEFPTVRTALGLAAADVLPFADVAARQRQYVGTRGTPLENGWRPPADMPDAGVVSQVDIPATTSGFPARPAWVYLPPAYLGSTRAQLPVLVLLSGQPGSPDDWLTSGELAQRADAYAAEHDGLAPVVVLPDHLGDPLANPLCVDSPLGNAFTYLTVDVPAWIRSTLQVTPGGWAVGGLSNGGTCSLQLAVNAPDLFATFVDISGEDAPTLGDRTQTIAEAFGGDEAAYRTVNPLDVLATRRFPATAGYLVGGLQDTVYLPQAEEVFAATQAAGMDVEFRPRPGEHTWEVWGPGLGDALPWLGTRLGITS
- a CDS encoding DMT family transporter, which codes for MAYALLVLAVVSGVVGSTSLKLSLGFRRPWPVVGTLLGYGVATVALGLLMEYLPVGVIHAVWGGGAAVLLTLVGRVVFGERITVSRVAGVALIVGGVVLLNLSGTL
- a CDS encoding DMT family transporter — encoded protein: MAGAIGAEICSTLLLKASDGFAHPWIGAAALAGFGVTLFLLSRALLTLPLGLAYAVWVGVGSVVVTLGGVLLFGDHVGPGGVVGIALVAAGVVVINL
- a CDS encoding TetR/AcrR family transcriptional regulator, yielding MSRGPNDPGRRDRIVAAAVDLMGRDGLHTITHRAVAAHAGVPLGSTTYYFRDLDDLLLAAVAVALEHSRGRIDDWDADLPTGATAEQVCRSLAEMTVGYLTEHTARTVLDYELYAAGLRREQLRARSAEWIGLLRTALHGRFDPLTADALTAAVDGFTLQALLARGTPTVDACEALLRRVVAG